A window of Acropora muricata isolate sample 2 chromosome 3, ASM3666990v1, whole genome shotgun sequence contains these coding sequences:
- the LOC136912415 gene encoding uncharacterized protein: protein MTDEPNPPTATAYAVSLKLPDFWPSDPELWFAQAEALFTAQNITQEKTKFGHVVRVLPARYASEVRDIILRPPEQPYKVLKAELTKRVCPSKRQRLQQLLHVEDLGDRKPSQLLRYMLKLRGDAV from the coding sequence ATGACCGATGAGCCTAATCCACCGACTGCCACTGCTTACGCTGTTTCGTTGAAACTACCGGATTTCTGGCCGTCCGATCCCGAACTTTGGTTTGCCCAAGCTGAAGCGTTGTTCACAGCTCAAAATATCACGcaagagaagacaaaatttggCCATGTTGTTCGCGTTCTACCGGCCCGATACGCCTCAGAGGTACGTGATATCATTTTGCGGCCGCCAGAACAACCTTATAAAGTCCTTAAGGCTGAATTGACGAAACGTGTGTGCCCTTCAAAACGACAACGACTACAGCAGCTCCTTCATGTCGAAGACCTCGGTGACCGCAAACCATCACAGCTCTTGCGGTATATGTTGAAACTTCGCGGCGATGCCGTTTAA